TGCTTTACGTCTCCAAATTTATAACCGCAAAACACACGCAAAAAAGACTTTCACCATAGGGGCATTTATAAGCTACTAGCAAAGTCTACTTAGAAGatcaaaattaatttttttgcgCTACAAGAAATGATTCCTTTGactaaataattattttatgttGTGTGATGAAGTATTTTACTGTTGAGGTGGAGCTAGTTTGGACCTCCCTGTAGGGTCCCAAAAACCTGGAAGTAGTATCTGTAAACTTTCAGATAAATATagtgaaataaaagctgcaatagTTCCCAGTGTgtgatttaaatatttgaagTAAAAGCACATAGAGTTAGTTAAGTTAAGCCCAACTGCTTTAGAattgtacttgagtaaatgcgTTTAATTGCATTCCTCCCTTGAGTCTAATTTGTCGCAGATGAATGGCCAGACAGTAACGCTGTTGGTAGCATATCAAAATCAACTCAACACTGTTTTCTTGAGGAAGGCACAGAGAGCACTTTGATCCCTCCTCCGACAGTCCTCGATCCATACTGCTGGGAGCGGAGAAGAATCAATCTGCATTTAGCTTAAGTAAATGTGAGACATGGGTTAAAAAGCGTTTGTGACATGGCTGTCACTTTGGATTTGAGTGCTGCTTTAACACACACTAAGGTGCAGAAACCAAAAAGCCCACTTGCACTGTGACTCCCCACAGTCACTCTGACATTTTGAGTTTCAGTCAAGTCATTTCTCCTCAAACAGGCACTTTGAGGCATCTCTACAAAGGAAGAAAGCCTATTTTTGACTGTAATAGCTACAAACTAATCAGCGACAAGGAGCGCTAACACGTTCTAACAAGTGTCTTCTCAGTTCAAGTGCCAGTTCAGAGGCTTTTAAGGAAATTGTATGAAGTGATTGGTTATTACACATAATCATTCTGCACATTTAATTAACTTTCGAGGCTTTAAACTGTTAAAAGCAGTTTTGCAAAGGCATCAGGTGCAGGAGAAACAACTTTATCTCCAGCTCACGCTCTCTGAGCTCAGCAGTCACGTGCTGTCCATTCAACTTCAGGTGCCTCTTTATTAACGATGAAAATGGAGATGGCTCTCCTCTGCTGTTAGGAGGTGAGGATTAATGAGCAAACCGTCTTGCCTTCCACCTCTTCCACCTCTCTTCAGACCACTGTAATGACACCTAATGACTCCCCCTCTGTCGACTCGAGTCCGCTCCTGATTTTCAAATTACCTCGACCATTACTGGAGGACTTCTCCATTTGTTAGCGTAATTGGCGGCACGTTTCGTCCTGTTCCCCACCAATCCTCGCCATTAGTCAACCTCGGAGGCAACTCTTGAAGGGCGGATAAGTGTCTTATTTTTGACTCAACCTCATGTGTGTCAGGGAGTGGTCCACTTAGGATTTGTGTAACACTGGTTCAAAGAAAGTGCTTCGCCCCATAATAATTGTGGTCTGAATAACCTCAGTGTAGGGCAATACTTCTTAGAGATTGCATCACATGAGATTGACGTGCGTAGGTGATGATGTAATCCTGCTTTAGGTGTTACGTTCGGTTCTATAAGTCATTCTACAAGAGCTGCAGTCATCCTGTGATTGTGTGAGAAAGGCAATTGCTAAagattccattttgttttcagttgaaaatggaaaacaaatctgtttATTCACCAAACCTGTTCTATAAAGGTTGCATTTTGGAACAAATATTAGTTAGTTTTGCCAaactcagtttaaaaaaatggttcGAAATTTAAAGTTCCTGGTTAATGCACCATCCATGAACAGCAGTTGTTCACTGAGCTgcgtttgtggttgttttatacCTGCAGGACATTGGTATTCATTGGGGTGTAATTATATGAACCTCAGCAGCCTCCTGACAAGCAGTCGGCCATAATTCCATCCAAATGACATGTCAAAATTACTGCCAAAATGAATCTCACTGACACCAGTTTATGACCGGTAATGCTCATTAATGCTTGCAGAAGCTTAGAGGAAAGTCGATGAATTACAGATCCATATTGATCCTTATAAATCACAGGGCAAAAGCCTCATCAAATTGCTTTTCGTATATTCATCCATTTCCTTTTTTATCGTTTTGCTCCAGATGTACATTGGGAACATTAGCCCTCTTGGTTTAGTTTCCTCCCATGCTTCACAGCTACTGGTCAAAGAGCTTTATTGACactttaaaatctataaacacAGCCTCGGTACTGATTCACTGCTCGCTGTATGTGGCTGCTCTCACTTCACAAAGTATTTATCAGTCTCTGAATAAAGCTGCCCAAAGTTTGTGGCTGAAAAAAGGGCTATTTATTCCCTTCCAGACAATGTTATAGTAAATAGTTTGGAAAGGAGTCTTTTCTGGACTCGAAACAGTTGCATCTCAACAATTTAGAGCAGTTTACCTGACGTCCATATAGCGCAATAATGTTACACATCCTGACTTTGATTTATTCGCATTTTATGTGGACgttaatttaaacacaacacacttgTGCTCCAAACAAAAAGGATGTACACTCAATGAAGGACCTAGGATCCCTGATCTATCAAtatacacaccagtgagcagtgattcctaacacatctgtgggggtcatcaggtggaaacctcCCTTCAACAGTGTTCCTCTATTTAGtcccacaacacctccaggaggCTAGGTGATGAACTCTGGCATCCCAGATTCACCCCTCTAGTGCTAGTTCACACTGCTCCTACACAATCTAAACAGCACTGCCATGTTCCACTGACCCAGGACCGTAtaggagatgctccaggtagTGACTAGTGCCGATAACTGATAACAGTGAAGCTTGATGACAGTTCGGTCTTAAATAATTCAACCCGGGGTCTGCTGGGTTTCAGCAAAGTAGTGGTATAAGATGACTGAGAACCCACACTGACCTGAGGCTGCACGTTTTTACTGTACATAAGTGACATGTGGTGGTTGTCCAGGCATTATGACATCAATTTGTAAGAAATTCACCTTGGAAAAGGTTTGAAGGACTGGTCTTCATGATGACTTAGCCTTTTCCTGTTTGATGGCTTCCTTGGTTAGCAACGTCTTTTTCTCTTGGGTCTTCTTCAGATTAGTTTTGTCAAAGCTTCTAACTTCAGCAATTCCAGGTTTGTCTTTGGGAGTCTTTGTCGACTGTATGCAAAgattaaatgcaaatatttgctTAAGTCATAAGAACATTAGTGAAGGGACGTCCAATGTTTACCCCTCTCCTTTCGACTCTGTTTTGCATACTATTTTCTCTCTCCACACATTTCTTGTTGCTTTCTACATTATCAATgatcaaataaaggcaaaaatgtgataaagttgcctttttaaaaagcattatttAGGTCACAACTTGGTAATAAGCCTCAGCTGGGAGGTCTAAAGTCCTGGATTGGGTGCTTGCTTTGTGCACAGGTTGTAGCAGGAAAAAGGAATGCATAGATATTTTACACACCCAGATTCTACACTTGaataagataacaaacacactgctgggttgtcaataattttaatattctttaCAATATGGAGAATGAAATAACATGAAGACCTTATTCAACATGGGGGGAGAGACTTCACTCCTCAGTACAAATGTAGCAGCATTTACAGTGAACACAAACTCTTATCCTATTGGTTCATTGTAAATAGGTTGTAAGTTTAAACCTCATGGTTCAGTTGTGTTTTGGTTTAGGAAAGATGGACTCAGCAtttcaaatatatatttgaCATGCTGAGTCCATCTTTTAGGGCTGTAAACATATCTTCTCTGGGTGGCCTCTAACCTTTTGACCTTTTTTGACCCCTGAGCTAACTTTTCCCTAACTAAGCTGCAGCAAAGTTACTCTGCTCACATGGAAAATGTTctccaacagccgaaaccaaattccttgtatgttgtgtacgtacttggccattaaagctgattctgattctgaacaacaaagacacatgtACGTGAAATGAACTAAGAGCTTCTGATTGATTTTACTTTCATAGGCGTCTCCAAACTGTTCCTCAAACCTTCCAAGCGCCCCGTTGTCCCTCCTCATTTTCTTCCCCGATAGATGTTTacaacttctttttttgtcttccagGTCGGGGACCAAATCATTGAG
This is a stretch of genomic DNA from Amphiprion ocellaris isolate individual 3 ecotype Okinawa chromosome 21, ASM2253959v1, whole genome shotgun sequence. It encodes these proteins:
- the LOC111567457 gene encoding thymosin beta-12-like; the encoded protein is MRRDNGALGRFEEQFGDAYESKINQKLLSTKTPKDKPGIAEVRSFDKTNLKKTQEKKTLLTKEAIKQEKAKSS